A region of Candidatus Terasakiella magnetica DNA encodes the following proteins:
- a CDS encoding DUF192 domain-containing protein — MFINKLSRLSLVFIISLFALTSPAMSAGKGYITIVTKEGPVKVLVEYAVTPAEKAKGLMFRKRLPKKEGMLFIYQKPRAVAMWMKNTPLSLDMIFINRKGRIRQIEEKTEPNSTRKIHSGGQVSAVLEMIGGSAEDFGIGIGDSVIIQN; from the coding sequence TTGTTTATCAATAAGCTATCAAGATTATCTTTAGTTTTTATAATCTCACTTTTTGCTCTTACATCACCAGCTATGAGTGCAGGCAAGGGCTATATCACGATTGTCACAAAAGAAGGCCCGGTAAAGGTGCTTGTTGAATATGCGGTCACACCGGCTGAAAAAGCAAAAGGATTGATGTTTCGAAAGAGACTCCCAAAAAAAGAAGGCATGCTTTTTATCTATCAAAAACCGCGTGCGGTTGCGATGTGGATGAAGAATACACCTCTTTCGCTTGATATGATCTTTATCAACAGAAAAGGCCGCATTCGTCAGATTGAAGAGAAAACTGAACCTAACTCAACACGCAAGATACATTCAGGAGGGCAGGTTTCTGCCGTTTTAGAAATGATTGGCGGCAGTGCAGAAGACTTTGGAATTGGGATTGGAGACAGCGTAATTATCCAGAATTAA